A stretch of the Vicia villosa cultivar HV-30 ecotype Madison, WI unplaced genomic scaffold, Vvil1.0 ctg.000799F_1_1, whole genome shotgun sequence genome encodes the following:
- the LOC131631265 gene encoding uncharacterized protein LOC131631265, with protein sequence MSEAIATSFWASSDVGYSYSNSRGRSGGLLSLWNNVKMEVLFSFSGEGFLGIKLRWDYKLYYVINVYSSCDFHKKKILWEKLLSLKEKFKDGEWIVGGDFNVVKDVKERRGKVGSVNNREAELFSEFIDKSTLVDIPCKGKKFTWFRGDGKAKSRIDRFLLSSVVIDRWEVVGQVIGDRDISDHCPIWIKTDNANWGPKPFKFNNEWFSLDSFLPFVENEWKSMVVEGRGDFVLKEKLRILKDKLKAWNKEVFGKIELELEECVCNINKEDDKLDSDSSPSFIDNLDLRKEASGNFWKNLRIKENMIIQKSRSKWLKEGDANSGFFHKVLKQRRSQNHLGPILTPEGLKESVEDVKEAVWNHFCFKFLETEEDRPVLDGIPFNAISAEEVMDLENLFLK encoded by the coding sequence ATGAGTGAGGCAATTGCTACGAGTTTTTGGGCCTCTTCGGATGTTGGGTATTCTTATTCTAATTCGAGAGGTAGATCGGGGGGTTTGCTCTCCCTTTGGAATAATGTGAAAATGGAAGTTTTATTTAGTTTCAGTGGTGAAGGTTTCTTGGGGATAAAATTGAGGTGGGATTATAAGCTTTATTATGTGATTAATGTGTATTCGTCTTGTGACTTTCATAAAAAGAAGATTTTGTGGGAGAAACTTTTATCTTTGAAGGAAAAATTCAAAGATGGAGAATGGATTGTGGGCGGGGATTTCAATGTCGTGAAGGATGTGAAAGAAAGAAGGGGCAAAGTTGGAAGTGTTAATAATAGAGAGGCGGAATTGTTCTCGGAATTCATTGATAAATCTACTTTGGTGGATATTCCTTGCAAAGGTAAAAAATTCACTTGGTTTAGAGGGGACGGGAAAGCGAAAAGTAGAATTGATAGATTTCTTTTGTCTAGTGTTGTTATCGATAGATGGGAGGTGGTTGGTCAAGTGATTGGAGATAGAGATATTTCGGACCATTGTCCAATTTGGATTAAGACGGATAATGCCAATTGGGGTCCCAAACCATTTAAGTTCAATAACGAATGGTTTTCTTTGGATTCTTTTTTACCTTTTGTGGAGAATGAATGGAAGAGTATGGTGGTGGAAGGTAGAGGTGATTTCGTTTTGAAGGAAAAgcttaggattttgaaagacaaATTAAAGGCGTGGAACAAGGAGGTGTTCGGGAAGATTGAGTTGGAGTTGGAGGAGTGTGTTTGTAATATTAATAAGGAGGATGACAAGTTGGATTCAGATTCTAGTCCTTCGTTTATTGACAATCTTGATTTGAGAAAGGAGGCAAGCGGTAATTTTTGGAAGAATCTAAGGATTAAGGAGAATATGATTATTCAAAAATCTAGATCTAAGTGGCTTAAAGAGGGAGATGCTAATAGCGGTTTTTTTCATAAAGTGTTGAAGCAAAGAAGGAGTCAAAATCACTTAGGGCCGATTCTTACTCCCGAAGGATTGAAGGAGTCGGTGGAGGATGTTAAAGAAGCGGTTTGGaatcatttttgttttaaattcttgGAAACGGAGGAGGATAGACCGGTGTTGGATGGTATTCCTTTCAATGCTATTAGTGCGGAAGAAGTTATGGATTTAGAAAACCTTTTCTTGAAGTAG
- the LOC131631277 gene encoding uncharacterized protein LOC131631277 — protein sequence MSVLVDGSPTKEFLVSRGLRQGDPLSPFLFVLVAEGLAGLVRKSIDIGEFQSFDIRGSCKVELLQFADDTLIVGDGSWKHAWAIKAVLRAFEVVSGLGINYHKSKLIGINFNSFFLEAASHLFSCRREDSNFYFLGIPIGFNPRKESTWNPLVLKMKKRLEGWTNRFLNLGATKVLCVDKSSNFSSTCSYWWKDILKIGGCFLLDPLVENCRFTIHDGFKTPFWEAKWLDNMVLKEFFPDLFKVSCLKNVSVAAMGGWREGRWNWSNLGILNVIVECSGLTEIFCALKDRL from the exons ATGTCGGTTTTAGTTGATGGGAGCCCCACAAAGGAATTTTTGGTTTCGCGTGGTTTGAGACAAGGCGATCCTTTGTCcccatttctttttgttttggtggcGGAAGGATTAGCGGGCCTTGTGAGAAAGTCCATTGATATCGGTGAATTTCAAAGCTTTGATATTAGAGGTTCTTGTAAAGTGGAGTTGCTACAATTTGCGGACGATACTTTGATTGTGGGGGATGGGAGTTGGAAGCATGCATGGGCGATAAAAGCGGTTCTTCGGGCTTTTGAAGTGGTTTCGGGCTTAGGAATTAATTATCACAAAAGCAAATTGATTGGTAttaattttaatagttttttcttGGAGGCGGCATCTCATTTGTTTTCATGTAGGAGAGAAGATAGCAACTTCTATTTTCTTGGCATTCCCATCGGATTCAATCCTAGGAAGGAATCCACTTGGAATCCTCTTGTGCTCAAGATGAAGAAGCGTTTGGAAGGATGGACAAACCGCTTTTTGAATTTGGGAG CTACAAAGGTTTTGTGTGTTGATAAAAGCTCTAATTTTTCTTCTACCTGTTCCTATTGGTGGAAGGATATTTTAAAGATTGGTGGTTGTTTTTTGTTGGATCCCTTGGTTGAGAATTGTAGGTTTACCATTCATGATGGTTTTAaaactcctttttgggaagctAAGTGGTTGGATAATATGGTGTTGAAAGAGTTTTTTCCGGATTTATTTAAAGTTTCGTGTTTGAAAAATGTTTCGGTGGCGGCTATGGGAGGATGGAGAGAGGGAAGATGGAATTGGAGTAATCTTGGTATTCTTAATGTTATCGTGGAGTGTAGCGGGTTAACGGAGATTTTTTGTGCTTTAAAGGATAGGTTGTAG